The Listeria cossartiae subsp. cossartiae genome includes the window TAGCTGTAGTAGATGTTGTAGCAAAGAACTAAGAATGCTACGCCCATCAAGAATCCGCCCACTGTAGAGATAAAGTTAAGCGTTGTCCAGCCATCACCTTGTACGTAAGTGTAAATACGACGAGGCATACCATCAAGTCCTAGGAAATATTGCGGGAAGAAACAAACGTTAAATCCAACAACGAAAATCCAGAAGAACCATTTACCAATTTTTTCATTTAATCTGTAACCGACCATTTTTGGATACCAGTATGTAAGCCCGGCAAAGCAGGAAAACACGGTTCCGGCAATTAATACGTAGTGGAAATGAGATACTAAGAAATACGTATTGTGATATTGATAATCGGCCGCAGCCATCGCAAGCATAACCCCAGTTACCCCACCAACAACAAAGTTAGGGATAAAGGCAAGCGACCAAAGCATTGGCGTTGTAAAGGTTATTCGCCCTTTGTACATCGTAAAGAGCCAGTTGAATATCTTAATCCCGGTCGGAATCGCAATCATCATCGTTGTAATGGAGAAGAAGGAGTTAACAAGCGCCCCTGATCCCATTGTAAAGAAGTGATGGACCCAAACTAGGAAACTTAGTAAAGAAATAACTGCCATCGCGGCAACCATCGCCGGATAACCGAATAATTTTTTCCTCGAGAAAGTAGAAATAATCTCTGAGAAAATACCGAAAGCTGGCAAAATAACAATATATACTTCCGGATGCCCCCAAACCCAGAACAAGTTGGCCCACATCATCGGAAGCCCGCCATTCGTGAGTGTGAAGAATGCTGTCCCAAACAGTCGGTCAAATGACATTAAAGCAAGCGCCACTGTTAAAACTGGGAAAGCGAAAATAATGATCAAACTTGTAATTAATGAAGACCAAGTAAACATCGGCATTTTCATTAATGTCATACCTTTTGTACGCATTCTTAAAATCGTGACGAAAAAGTTAATCCCCGTCATCAGCGTACCAATACCAGCGATTTGAACACCTAGAAGATAGAAGTTAATTCCATATCCCGCGCTAAAATCTGTCGCAAGTGGCGCATAGTTTGTCCAACCAGCATCTGGCGAACCACCAATTACGAATGATAAGTTAAATAGCATCGCTCCCATAAAGAACGTCCAAAAACTCAAGTTGTTTAAAAATGGAAACGCTACATCACGCGCACCAATTTGAAGTGGTACGGCAATGTTCATCAACCCGATGATAAACGGCATCGCCATAAATAAAATCATAATCGTTCCATGAGTAGAAAATACTTCATTGTAATGCTGTGCGTCTAAAAATTTCATATCCGGTAAAGCGAGCTGGGTACGCATCATTAGCGCATCCACACCACCACGGAAAAACATTAAGACAGCAGCAAGCAAGTACATAATACCAATCTTTTTATGATCAACGGAAGAAATCCACTCTTTCATGAGCCACTTCCATTTTTTTGTATAAGTTAGTAACGCAACAACACCAATACTTACAAGTACGATAGAAATCTGCGCACCTAAAATCATCGGGTCGCCAGTTACGATAAACTCATTCCATTTCATGCCTTATGTCCCCCCTTTTACTTCCCTGCGTCATCCGATTCTTTTTTATTGAATTCATTTGTTTGGATGTCTTCTTCCATTTTCTTCATTTCGTCTTCGCGGTGTTTATCCTCGTGGTAACCTTCACCGTTTTTAATAATTTGCGGCTTCATATCATGACGCTCAAATTGCGGATTAGTTACTGTCACAGGACGAACCGGAAGCATTGGTTTGTCAGAAATGGTCGATTTAGTGTTCGGATTATGCGGATTTGTCATCTCATAACCAAAACGTTTGTAGGCATAGAAAACATACTCTGGATCAGCTGCTACATCAACAAATGCTAAATGCGTACCAGAATAAGTTTTTTGCTTCGAGCTTCCAGGAATTAGCAGACGGTCATAGATGTCTTGCGTAATAACTGGTGAGCTAGCTTTCGTTTCTTTTGCCCATTTTTTGAAATCTTTTTCAGATTGAGCTACTACATCAAAGCGTTGATCCGCAAAACCTTCGCCGTTGAAGTTTGCGTTACGGCCTTTATATGTACCAACTTCATCTGCTTGTAAATATAAATTCATCGTCATGCCAGACATCGCATATTTTTGTCCACCTAATTGAGGAACCCAAAAGCTTGTCATCGTATCTGCGGAAGTTAATTTGAATAATACAGGACGGTCGGTTGGAATGTTTACATAGTTCACCGTTTCAATCGACTCATCTGGATAACTAAAAATCCATTTCCAGTCTGCACTTGTTGCGTAAATAATAATTGGATCTTTATGCGAAGTCACTTTTGGTGCTTCTTCCCCTGCATAAATTGTTTTTACAGTCGGAATAGCTAGAGCAATAACGATTGCAACTGGAATCAATGTCCAAAAAATTTCCAGTTTTTTACTACCGTGCATATCCGGCTCATAGTTTGAAATGTCTTTCCGTTCGCGGTATTTAACCAACATAATCGTAAACAATACAAAAATCGTCAAAACAATAACCAGCATAAATATAATCGAATAAATAATTAAGTCCGACTGACCTTTTGCAACTGGCCCTTTTGGATTAAGTACCGTCAAGTCACCACAACCACTTATAAGGCCGGTAACCCCAAGTAGTGCCGTAAGTAGCAAAGATTTAAGTACCTTTGACACCCGAATCCCCTCTTTTCCTTTTGATGTTTTCTAATGTGTATTTTTGCGCAAAAATACCATTACCGGAGTGCTGAAAGAAGCTTGTTAGAACTCCTATGTAACTGAAAAAATGCTTTTACTATTTAGTTCTTTTAAAAAAACTCACAAACTTTTTTAAAAATTAATCAGCATTTTTAGAATCACTATGTTCATACTCTAACTCATTATATCTGATTTGATATCTTAGTTCAAAAACCTGATATATTAAATATTTCACAAACTTTTATTCTGTTCACTATTCCCTAGATTGTGAAATTCGAAACAAATTGTACATGGTTTTTATATGAAAAGTTGTTTTTCATGGTAAATTAGTTTTGTCGCATACTTTAATTCCACAGGGAGTGGTCGAGTGAGTAAAAAATTAAAGATATTTCGAATGATTGAATTAATAATTGGAATTATAGGTATTGTTTTACCATCCATATTATATTTCATGGATATTCTTTCTGGTGCAGAATCTGGCATTTTGACAGTTGTTGGTGTGGTTATTTTTAATCATGCAGATAATTTATCTAATAAAAATAATAAGACTGAAAAAAAGATTTAGTAATCAAACTAAAAGCCGAACAACTTTTATGTAAAAGTTGTTCGGCTTTATTAGTGATATCTCCATTATTCAGTAATTTGAACTCTCCCTGTATGGAAAGGTAAATGTTTAATACCAAGCGATTCCCACTCTTGAACTAATTTTTCGGCGAGCTCTTTTGTTTTCGAGAATGCGATTCCACAATCTCCTCCACCAGAGCCGGAAGATTTTCCTGCGCCGCCCATGTTTTCAGCTGAGTCCGCTAGTTCTTTTAGCAAGCTTGTTTCAATGTTGACGCCAGCTTTTGTTCCAAGTGCTTGAAGAATACGTCGATTTTCTTTGATAGAAGCATAAAGCAACTCTTCGTCTTTCGTGTGGAAAGCTTGAATCATTTGCTTCATGATTTCGTTATTTCTAGTTAAGAAATGTTGATAATTTTTGCTATCTTCTTGTTTAAACGCGTGAATTTGCGAAACAAGTTTGCCAGTACTCACAGGTGTGCCCGTCCAACCAACTGAAAATGTTGAAACTGGTTCTTCTAGTGTTTCGATTTGAAGCATTGGCCATGGTTCTTTCATAAACCATTCCAGTGATTTATACGCTAAACGATGCTTCACCCATTCTTGATCAAACGTCGTATACGCAATCCAGCCACCATACATACAAGATGCAATATCGCCACATGAGCCGTTTCCTTGAACGACTAAATGGGAAAGTGCAGCTAGTTTGAATTTTTTCAGCATGGATATTTCAGGATGGAATTTCGTCATCAGGGCGTTGATTACAGCTACCGTTGCAGCCGCGCTTGAACCTAGTCCGTATTTTGCGCCAGATTGGTCAATTAATTCTGTTTCAATGACCATTTTCACAGGTGTTAGCTCGATGCCTTCTGATTTTAGGAAAGTTGTCGCAATATTAATTGCTTCCGCTGTAAAAGTCCAATGTTCCCCGTCTGGTTTAAGTTCGCCGCCAACTGGCCATGAAACTGGATTTTCATAATGTGGAATCCACAATTCATTGCGCTCACTATCTTCTAGTGTCAGCGTTATATAACGGTTAACCGCAGTTAGAATGGCTGTGTGACCGGATTCTACAACCGCGTATTCACCAGCAACATATAATTTTCCGGGTATTTTAACCTGTAGTTTATTTTTCATCTGATATAACACTCGCTTCCTTACCAGCGTGGCAAATTAGAACATTTTTAGCCAAACCTGACAACTTCTCTGCTACGATATTTTCATTTTCACGTTCACAAATCACTTTCACATTAGGACCAGCATCCATTGTAAAATAGGCCGGTATGCCATTTTCGCGCAATTCTCTAACAGCATCCATTATTTCAAGTGACTGTGGTTGGAAATAAGTGAAAGGCGGCTCAGCGCCAAGTGTTGTCGCATGCATTTTCATACCGTTTCGCTCTGTGATTTCGCCAACTTTGATGAAATCTTCGTCCAAAATGGCTTGTTTCATTTCTTCCAAATCCGTCTTAGCAGCAGCTACCCAGTTTTCGAAAAATGGGGATGTTTCTACGGTTAAACGCATGCCATCACGGCTAGAAACTTTCTTTTCTTTGTCTGAAACAACTGCAACTACAAGCGACATTTTATCGCATAATTTGTTAGTAAAAGGTACCGCGAATGAATCACTGCCGTCCGCAAGTTCGCCTTTTTCCCAAATAACAAAATCGCCAAAAACCGAACGAGAAGCAGACCCAGAACCGAAACGAGCCAGTCTGGAAATATATTCTTTTGTGTCTTCTCTACCAGCAGCACTGGATCCTGCAAGCGCAAGTGCCGCAAATGCGGATGCTGATGAAGCAAGTCCGGCCGCTGTTGGTACGTGATTTTCGGAAGTGATTTTTGCTTTTGCTGTTAAGCCAAACTCTTCACGCATTTTATCTATAAAACGAGCTACTTTTGCATCCGTTTTTTGTTCATCGTTAAGAATAAATGTATCTTGGGCTAGATTTTCGTCCCATTCTATGGTTGTTTTTGTATAAAATTTATCTACCGTGAAGGATAAACTACTGTTTGCAGGTAGAATCAAGTGTTCATCGCGTTTTCCCCAGTATTTAATTAGCGCCACATTCGTGTGTGCGATGGCTGTCGCTCTCATAACTACCTTCTCCAATCGTAAAAATCCATTCTTGTGCGGCTCCAGCATCATGAAGCGCCTTCGTTATTTGTTCAGCGATTTCTTGATTTTTTGCTACAGCGATAATACATCCACCACGACCACCGCCTGTCAGTTTGGCCCCGTCCGCGCCGCTACTTCTAGCTACTTTAATTAATTTCTCTAAACTGCTATCGCTTACTGTCAAAGTTTCCAAATAAGTTTGTGCTTGATTCATTGCAGCACCAATCTTCACAGTGTCTGCATCGCCTTCTAAATGCGTCTTTATTTCCCGGGAAATATCGCCAAGTTGGTGAATTATTTTACCGATTTCAGCTTCGTTTTCTTTGTATAATACTTGAACATCCTTAACCGCGTCTCTCGTTTCGCTTGGAACGCCTGTATCTGCTACGACGAACGTGATTTTTTTAGGAAAGTGCATAATTTCTAGTTTTCGATCTCGCTCGTACCAAACTGGCTTTTCACTAACAACCGTAATGGCATCAACACCACTAGCATTACCGTGAGCAATTTTTTCTGCCGCATTAACGATTGCTAATAGTTTTTTCGAGTCTAATTCTTGATTGAAATATTTATATAAGCCGCGCGCAATACTCGTTGCTACTGCGGCACTTGAGCCTAATCCTCGTCCAATTGGAACGCCTGAATTCACATGAATAGAAACACATTCACCTTTTCCAATTTCATTTAAAACATCTACAACTAATGCTTTGATTCCCGCTAAGAAATCAGGCATATCTTCTAAATCACCTGTAAAAAATGCCGAAGAAAACTTGGTCTTTGTAGAAGTTTCTACATTTGTCGTTACTATTGCTTGTGTAAATGGGACTGAAATTGCCGGTTCTCCGTATACAACTGCATGTTCTCCGCATAATATCATTTTAGCTGTCCCAATGCCTGTAGCCAATGCACGCCAATCCTTTCTCCATCAAAATAATACAAACTTTAATACTTCATGATACCATAATTTTTTCACTAAAACCTTATTATAGAACTTTTTTTGACCCAAAACAATGACTGGCGCAACTTTTCCCGCGCCAATCACCTTTTAAATATCCATTTCTTGATATTGCTGCTGGAAAATACACATTCGAATTGCATCGTGGTAAGTTCCATCAACAAAAAATTCATCAATTAGTTCGCCTTCACGAATAAAACCAACTTTTTCATAGATGTGAATTGCTTTTTCATTTACTTTATCAACGACTAAATATAATTTATGCAAATTTAGCACGTGAAAAGCATATTTCATCGCGAGTTTTGTGGCAGAAACAGCGTAACCGTGTCCCTGAAACTTAGGATCAATAATAATTTGAAATTCCGCTCTTCGGTGAATATAATCAATTTCCATCAACTCGACTAATCCAACCATTTGGCCATCTAATTCTAAAATAAAACGGCGTTCTGACTGATCGTGAATGTGCTTGTCATATAACTCCTGAAGCTCGACAAATGCCTCATATGGCTCTTCAAACCAATACGACATAATCTTCGCATCATTATTTAACCGGTGAACAAATTTCAAATCTTCTCGTTCAAGCGGTCTAAGTTTTAAATCTCCACTCATTTTTCCACTCCTAAATTATAAAATTGGTGATAATAAACTGGAAAGAACTTCTTTTATACGCGTAAATAATGGCTTATTCTCCATATCTTTCATCGTAAATAATCGGCTATCTTCAAAATCTTTCTTGAAGTCGCGTTTTAAATGGTGCATAGCCTCGCTTTCATCATATAAGAATACCATTAATTCATGATTCAATCTAAAGCTACGTACATCAAAATTAGCAGTCCCAATAGCCGCACGCGTTCCATCCACTAACATTGCCTTTGCATGAACAAAAGAGTCATCGGCGTAGGCATACATTTTCGCGCCTGCTTCAATCATCGTTTTCACATAAGCGTTACTTCCGTGGAATGAAATCCCGCGATCGCCTTTTCCGGGGATTATAACCCGTACGTCAACGCCACTCATCGCAACCCGGCGAATAACCGCAAGTGATTCCTCGTCAGGAACAAAGTAGGGCGACACAATCCAAACGGACTCTTTAGCAGAATCAATTAAATCAAGCATCGAATCACGAACCCATTTTTCTTTATCGTATGGACCGCCGTAAATGACTTGCGCCCATTCATCGCCCATATCAACTGGTGAGAAATACTGTTTTAATCCGGTTTCGCTAATAAACCCGTCGGCAGCTCCAGCTCGATTTTCCATATAAATCCAATCGTTTAGGAAGGATTCTTGGAGTTCAATTACGGCTTGACCGGTGATTTTAATATGCGTATCGCGCCAAACACGGAAATCTGGCGTATTAGAGCGGTATTCTTCTCCAATGTTAAGTCCACCTGTGAAGCCTATTTGCCCATCAATCACGACAATTTTACGGTGATTTCTTAAATTAGCTGTTCTTACAATCCACGGTGAAGAAATCGGATCAAATGCGTGAATGCTAACGCCAGCTTCTTTTAAAGGGGCTAGAAAGGCTTTATGAAGTTTGCTTGAACCTAATCCATCAAACATAAATCTAACTTCGACGCCAGATTTTGCTTTTTCTACCAAAATATCTCGAATCTCGGTAGAAATTTCATCCGTTTTGAAAATATAGTATTGAATATGGATGTGGTTTTCCGCTTTTCTAAGCGCGTCTAAGAGCACTGGGAAAGTTTCTTCACCATTTGTCAGTATTTCGATTTTATTTCCCTTAATCGGCTCTATGGACGTTAAATGAGCAATTCTTTTAGATAGTCTTGGTAATTTTTCATTGGTGTTGTTTGGAATTGCATGAACTGCATTTATTAATTTAGCTTTTTCTGTTACTTGAGCTGTGCTGAATTTTCTAGTTGCTGGATTTCTGCCGAACACAAGGTAACTAATCGTTCCAAGCACAGGTAAAATGAAAATAACCGCAATCCAGGCGACTTTTGAGCTAGTATTCCGCTGATCAAATAGGAGTAGTCGAACCGTAATAACAACCCCGCATAATTGAATAATTGCACTTGTTACTAAGAAAAGTACAGCTGCTTGATTAATTAAAACGTATTCCACTAAAAATAAAACTACTGCTATAAACAGAAATTGGATCAGTTTGCGCATTTTTTTCAACTCTTCCCTTTTTTAGACGTATTAAAGATATTATACATAATATGTGACTAAAAAGCGCTTTTTTATACTGAAAAAAAGCTGGAAAATCGTTCTAATTCGCAAATTAGAGTCATTTCCAGCTTGGTTTTATTCTTCTATGTCGCTTCCAGGAGCATCTTCAAAACTTTCATCAGGAACTTGCGTAACTAATGTTTCGTCGATTTCTTCCTCAAGCTCAACTTCATCATCTTCTTTTGGAACTTTTGCAACAGTGGCTACTTTTTCATCTTCATCAAGACGAATTAGTTTAACACCCATTGCGCTACGACCTGTTTGTGATACGGTTTCGATTTCAAAACGAATCAAGACGCCGCTCACGGTCATTAGCATTAAGTCCTCTTCACCAGTAACAGTTTTCATTGCTACTAAGTTACCATTTTTCTCTGTGATTGTAACGGTTTTAACACCCATACCACCACGATTACGAAGCGGATACTGGGAAGCTGGCGTTTGTTTACCATAACCTTTTTCCGTTACAACGAGTACTTTTTCGTCATCTTCTAGTACTTCCATGCCGATAACTTCATCGTCTTCACGAAGTCTAATACCACGAACACCGGCAGCTGTACGGCCCATTACGCGGATATTTTCTTCTGGGAAGTAGATAGATTGTCCATGTTTCGTTGCGATAATCATGTTTTTGCTACCATCTGTCATTTGAACGGAAATAAGTTCATCATTTTCACGAAGTTCCACTGCACGAAGGCCACTTTGACGAATTTTCGCAAATTGAGAAAGGGTTGTACGCTTCACGACACCATGTTTCGTCGTGAAGAATAGGTAGCTATCATCGGTGAATTCGGATAGATTTATCACAGCATTCACTTGTTCTTGGCTTTCGATTCCAAGCAAGTTGATGATTGGGATACCTTTGGCGGTACGACCGTATTCAGGCACTTCATAACCTTTCGAACGGTATACTTTACCAGTGTTAGTGAAGAATAGTAACGTATCATGCGTGCTCGTTGCAACTAGGTGTTCTACGAAATCATCTTCATGTGTAGACATACCTTGAATACCACGACCACCACGACGCTGACTACGATAAGTCGATAATGGTAAACGTTTAATATAGCCACGTTTAGTTAGCGTAATTGCCACTTCTTCTTCTGGGATTAAGTCTTCATCTTCAAGGCTTACTAAATCACCAGCCAAGATTTCTGTACGACGTTTATCCGCATATTTAAGTTTGATTTCTTCTAATTCTTCACGAATAATTTCAAGAATACGCTCATCATCAGCTAAAATGGCTTTTAAATCGTTAATTAATGCCACTAAGTTTTGATATTCTTCTTCAATTTTTTCGCGTTCTAAACCTGTCAAACGTTGCAAACGCATATCTAAAATGGCTTGCGCTTGTTTGTCAGAAAGGTTGAATTGTGTCATCAAGCCTTCTTTAGCAACATCGGAAGTTTTTGATCCACGAATTAATTTAATAATCGCGTCAATGTTATCAAGCGCAATTCGTAAACCTTCTAAGATATGAGCACGTGCTTCTGCTTTACGAAGCTCAAATTCCGTACGGCGACGAATAACGACTTTTTGATGTTCCAAATAATAATAAAGAATTTCTTTTAAATTAAGCACTTTTGGATGATTGTCGACAAGTGCGAGCATATTAATACCAAAAGTAGTTTGAAGTGCTGTCATTTTGAATAAATTATTCACGATAACACTTGCGCTAATATCACGACGAACCTCAATAACAATGCGCATTCCGGAACGGTCAGACTCATCATTTAGGGAAGTAATACCGTCAATTTTCTTCTCACGAGCTAGTTCGGCAATACGTTCAACTAGGCGCGCTTTATTTACTTGGTAAGGAATTTCGGTGATAACGATTGTTTCTTTACCATTTTTCTTTTCTTCAATGTCAACACGACCACGAACGGTAATCGAACCACGACCACTTTCATAAGCGCGACGAATTCCGCTGCGTCCCATAATCATCCCAGCAGTAGGGAAGTCAGGTCCTGGGATATATTCCATTAAATCACGAATCGTAATTTCCGGGTCACGACTAAGCGCCAAAACACCGTCAATTACTTCACCAAGATGATGGGTAGGAATATTCGTAGCCATACCAACCGCGATACCGGACGAACCATTGACTAGTAAGTTAGGGAAACGCGCTGGCAAAATAACCGGCTCACGCTCGGAACCATCATAGTTATCAGCATAATCAATCGTATCTTTGTTAATATCGCGCAGTAGTTCCATCGAAATTTTTGACATACGTGCTTCTGTATAACGCATCGCTGCCGCCATATCGCCATCGACCGAACCAAAGTTACCATGTCCGTCAACTAGCATATTACGATAACTAAAATCTTGCGCCATCCGAACCATTGTAAAATAAACCGCTGTATCGCCGTGGGGGTGATATTTACCAATAACTTCCCCAACGATACGAGCCGATTTCTTATAGGCTTTATCAGAAGTCATACCTAAATCATTCATCGCATATAAAATACGACGGTGAACTGGTTTTAATCCGTCACGAACATCTGGTAGGGCACGGGCAACAATTACACTCATCGCGTAATCTAAGAATGAAGTCCGCATTTCTTTATTTAAGTTTATCTCTGTTATTCGTTGATTTGGTGTTTCTGCCATTGTTAGAGAAACCTCCCTTTCCAAAGTAAGGCTGAATCTAGTTCAAACCTTTTAAAAACAATTAATATCCCAATTATTACCCGGGAAATATTTATTAAACATCCAAGTTTTTAACGTATTGTGCGTTGTCTTCAATGAATTTACGACGAGGTTCCACGCGGTCACCCATCAACATTTCAAAAGTCTCATCGGCATCAATAGCGTCTTTGATATTGACTTGAAGTAGTGTACGGTGTTCAGGATTCATGGTTGTTTCCCAAAGTTGCTCAGGGTTCATTTCTCCAAGACCTTTATATCGTTGAATGCTGTATTTAGTGTCTCCATCAAGGGATGCTAGATAATCTTCTAATTGTCCATCACTATAAACGTACTCAACTTGTTTACCATGCTTAATTTGATAAAGCGGTGGCTGTGCAATATAAATATAACCTGCATCAAGCAGTGGACGCATATAACGATAAAATAGCGTAAGAAGTAGTGTACGAATATGTGCACCATCAACATCGGCATCAGTCATGATAATTAGTTTGTGGTAACGAGATTTAGAAACATCGAAATCTCCACCAAAACCAGTGCCCATCGCTGTAAAAATAGTTCGAATTTCTTCGTTAGCTAAAATGCGATCTAAACGTGCTTTTTCTACGTTCAAAATTTTACCACGAATCGGCAAAATCGCTTGGAATAAACGGTCACGACCTTGTTTAGCAGAACCACCGGCTGAGTCACCCTCAACGATGTAAAGTTCGCTGATTTCAGGGTTACGAGAAGAACAGTCAGCTAATTTACCTGGCAAGCTAGAAATTTCTAGGCCACTGCTTTTACGAGCAACTTCACGCGCGCGCTTAGCAGCCAGACGTGCACGAGAAGCCACAACGCCCTTCTCAACGATTTTTTTAGCAACATCTGGGTTTTCCATCATAAATTTATTTAAAGCCTCAGAAAACAGCTTATCGGTGATAGAACGAGCTTCTGAATTTCCAAGTTTTGTTTTTGTTTGTCCTTCAAACTGCGGATCTGGATGTTTGATGGAAATAATTGCTGTTAAACCTTCACGA containing:
- the mvaD gene encoding diphosphomevalonate decarboxylase, producing the protein MRATAIAHTNVALIKYWGKRDEHLILPANSSLSFTVDKFYTKTTIEWDENLAQDTFILNDEQKTDAKVARFIDKMREEFGLTAKAKITSENHVPTAAGLASSASAFAALALAGSSAAGREDTKEYISRLARFGSGSASRSVFGDFVIWEKGELADGSDSFAVPFTNKLCDKMSLVVAVVSDKEKKVSSRDGMRLTVETSPFFENWVAAAKTDLEEMKQAILDEDFIKVGEITERNGMKMHATTLGAEPPFTYFQPQSLEIMDAVRELRENGIPAYFTMDAGPNVKVICERENENIVAEKLSGLAKNVLICHAGKEASVISDEK
- a CDS encoding phosphomevalonate kinase → MKNKLQVKIPGKLYVAGEYAVVESGHTAILTAVNRYITLTLEDSERNELWIPHYENPVSWPVGGELKPDGEHWTFTAEAINIATTFLKSEGIELTPVKMVIETELIDQSGAKYGLGSSAAATVAVINALMTKFHPEISMLKKFKLAALSHLVVQGNGSCGDIASCMYGGWIAYTTFDQEWVKHRLAYKSLEWFMKEPWPMLQIETLEEPVSTFSVGWTGTPVSTGKLVSQIHAFKQEDSKNYQHFLTRNNEIMKQMIQAFHTKDEELLYASIKENRRILQALGTKAGVNIETSLLKELADSAENMGGAGKSSGSGGGDCGIAFSKTKELAEKLVQEWESLGIKHLPFHTGRVQITE
- the qoxA gene encoding cytochrome aa3 quinol oxidase subunit II, yielding MSKVLKSLLLTALLGVTGLISGCGDLTVLNPKGPVAKGQSDLIIYSIIFMLVIVLTIFVLFTIMLVKYRERKDISNYEPDMHGSKKLEIFWTLIPVAIVIALAIPTVKTIYAGEEAPKVTSHKDPIIIYATSADWKWIFSYPDESIETVNYVNIPTDRPVLFKLTSADTMTSFWVPQLGGQKYAMSGMTMNLYLQADEVGTYKGRNANFNGEGFADQRFDVVAQSEKDFKKWAKETKASSPVITQDIYDRLLIPGSSKQKTYSGTHLAFVDVAADPEYVFYAYKRFGYEMTNPHNPNTKSTISDKPMLPVRPVTVTNPQFERHDMKPQIIKNGEGYHEDKHREDEMKKMEEDIQTNEFNKKESDDAGK
- the mvk gene encoding mevalonate kinase; this encodes MATGIGTAKMILCGEHAVVYGEPAISVPFTQAIVTTNVETSTKTKFSSAFFTGDLEDMPDFLAGIKALVVDVLNEIGKGECVSIHVNSGVPIGRGLGSSAAVATSIARGLYKYFNQELDSKKLLAIVNAAEKIAHGNASGVDAITVVSEKPVWYERDRKLEIMHFPKKITFVVADTGVPSETRDAVKDVQVLYKENEAEIGKIIHQLGDISREIKTHLEGDADTVKIGAAMNQAQTYLETLTVSDSSLEKLIKVARSSGADGAKLTGGGRGGCIIAVAKNQEIAEQITKALHDAGAAQEWIFTIGEGSYESDSHRTHECGAN
- the cls gene encoding cardiolipin synthase; this encodes MRKLIQFLFIAVVLFLVEYVLINQAAVLFLVTSAIIQLCGVVITVRLLLFDQRNTSSKVAWIAVIFILPVLGTISYLVFGRNPATRKFSTAQVTEKAKLINAVHAIPNNTNEKLPRLSKRIAHLTSIEPIKGNKIEILTNGEETFPVLLDALRKAENHIHIQYYIFKTDEISTEIRDILVEKAKSGVEVRFMFDGLGSSKLHKAFLAPLKEAGVSIHAFDPISSPWIVRTANLRNHRKIVVIDGQIGFTGGLNIGEEYRSNTPDFRVWRDTHIKITGQAVIELQESFLNDWIYMENRAGAADGFISETGLKQYFSPVDMGDEWAQVIYGGPYDKEKWVRDSMLDLIDSAKESVWIVSPYFVPDEESLAVIRRVAMSGVDVRVIIPGKGDRGISFHGSNAYVKTMIEAGAKMYAYADDSFVHAKAMLVDGTRAAIGTANFDVRSFRLNHELMVFLYDESEAMHHLKRDFKKDFEDSRLFTMKDMENKPLFTRIKEVLSSLLSPIL
- the speG gene encoding spermidine N1-acetyltransferase, producing the protein MSGDLKLRPLEREDLKFVHRLNNDAKIMSYWFEEPYEAFVELQELYDKHIHDQSERRFILELDGQMVGLVELMEIDYIHRRAEFQIIIDPKFQGHGYAVSATKLAMKYAFHVLNLHKLYLVVDKVNEKAIHIYEKVGFIREGELIDEFFVDGTYHDAIRMCIFQQQYQEMDI
- the qoxB gene encoding cytochrome aa3 quinol oxidase subunit I, giving the protein MKWNEFIVTGDPMILGAQISIVLVSIGVVALLTYTKKWKWLMKEWISSVDHKKIGIMYLLAAVLMFFRGGVDALMMRTQLALPDMKFLDAQHYNEVFSTHGTIMILFMAMPFIIGLMNIAVPLQIGARDVAFPFLNNLSFWTFFMGAMLFNLSFVIGGSPDAGWTNYAPLATDFSAGYGINFYLLGVQIAGIGTLMTGINFFVTILRMRTKGMTLMKMPMFTWSSLITSLIIIFAFPVLTVALALMSFDRLFGTAFFTLTNGGLPMMWANLFWVWGHPEVYIVILPAFGIFSEIISTFSRKKLFGYPAMVAAMAVISLLSFLVWVHHFFTMGSGALVNSFFSITTMMIAIPTGIKIFNWLFTMYKGRITFTTPMLWSLAFIPNFVVGGVTGVMLAMAAADYQYHNTYFLVSHFHYVLIAGTVFSCFAGLTYWYPKMVGYRLNEKIGKWFFWIFVVGFNVCFFPQYFLGLDGMPRRIYTYVQGDGWTTLNFISTVGGFLMGVAFLVLCYNIYYSYKNSKREVTGDPWDARTLEWATSSAVPPKYNFAVLPEWNDLDDFWNRKQKGDPYVNDKNYKPIHMPSNTMVGFVMSVFFFIAGFGLVFYWYWMGIIGLVGILGCMIYRSFQNNDGYHVEVDEIKATEEHNARELATGVKEGNPWNL